From one Nilaparvata lugens isolate BPH chromosome 2, ASM1435652v1, whole genome shotgun sequence genomic stretch:
- the LOC120350041 gene encoding uncharacterized histidine-rich protein DDB_G0274557-like yields the protein MLLFGATCNENGAHDQQHHHHQHHHTPADTTTRCLRRPWASTVREMFVPQAPHPTEKKKTPPPTHSLLPQSHHHHHHHHHPHR from the exons ATGCTGTTATTTGGTGCAACTTGCAAT gaaaatggAGCCCACGACCAACAACACCACCACCACCAACACCACCACACCCCCGCCGACACCACCACCCGGTGCCTGAGGAGGCCCTGGGCTTCAACTGTACGTGAAATGTTTGTTCCTCAGGCACCCCACCCCACCGAGAAAAAGAAGACTCCCCCGCCTACCCATTCACTTCTACCACAGTCACAtcatcaccaccaccaccaccaccacccccACCGTTGA